In Pelmatolapia mariae isolate MD_Pm_ZW linkage group LG13, Pm_UMD_F_2, whole genome shotgun sequence, a genomic segment contains:
- the cacul1 gene encoding CDK2-associated and cullin domain-containing protein 1 yields the protein MEAMEDDSLDVKDDHNHNYRASGSNKVRTYLSSQLSEISTVPQPVCATVPVGEAGTRQGKLWSGATGGSKFMDSDTGSESSEVSETDSTAPGAASEGKFALDSTSKFLLNAMAVEDYRKNHWPNLEKAVDRLLIQNPTDHISVSYAQIYSYVYKCVCQQHSELLYNDLTSKITGHLQQVSAHLQASPLENFIENFNIALTQYIASLQCIVPVFMYLNKFYIESKLNRDLREDLMKLFAEHVAEKHVNTLMPLLIKARSMPFEVQPSTMASVVKGLYSLQPEWAQLAPDLFSGFIPQINPPAVESLLQDYAAHDQKLQMELSMNGFPRGDQSRKRASEDS from the exons ATGGAGGCTATGGAAGATGACAGTTTGGACGTAAAAGACGACCATAACCACAACTACCGCGCGAGCGGCAGTAATAAAGTCCGCACGTATCTTAGCAGCCAGCTGTCGGAGATATCGACGGTCCCGCAGCCCGTCTGTGCGACGGTGCCGGTTGGAGAAGCGGGTACTCGACAAGGGAAACTGTGGTCCGGTGCAACCGGCGGGTCAAAGTTCATGGACTCGGATACAGGCAGCGAGAGCAGCGAAGTCAGCGAGACTGACAGCACCGCTCCGGGAGCTGCTTCCGAGGGAAAATTCGCCCTCGACTCCACTTCCAAGTTCC TTCTGAATGCAATGGCAGTGGAGGACTACCGGAAAAACCACTGGCCAAACCTGGAGAAGGCAGTTGACCGTCTGCTGATTCAGAATCCCACAGACCACATCTCTGTTTCTTATGCACAGATATACAG TTATGTCTACAAGTGTGTTTGTCAGCAGCACTCTGAGCTGCTCTACAATGATCTGACATCAAAAATAACAGGTCACCTGCAGCAGGTTTCCGCCCATCTACAA GCTAGCCCACTCGAGAACTTCATTGAAAATTTCAACATTGCACTGACACAATATATAGCTTCTCTTCAGTGTATAGTCCCTGTCTTTATGTACTTG AACAAGTTCTACATTGAGTCCAAACTGAACCGAGACCTCAGAGAGGATCTGATGAAGCTGTTCGCTGAGCACGTGGCAGAAAAACACGTGAACACACTGATGC ctctgctcattaaagctcGGTCCATGCCCTTTGAAGTGCAACCCTCAACAATGGCTAGTGTGGTTAAGGGCCTCTACAGCCTCCAACCAG AGTGGGCCCAGCTCGCCCCAGATCTCTTCTCCGGGTTTATCCCCCAGATTAACCCTCCTGCTGTGGAGTCTCTGCTGCAAGACTACGCTGCTCATGACCAGAAACTACAGATGGAGCTCTCCATGAACGGATTCCCACG AGGTGACCAGTCTCGCAAACGGGCCAGCGAGGACTCGTGA